A genome region from Rubinisphaera margarita includes the following:
- a CDS encoding DUF1501 domain-containing protein — MTNEQLPPGLESVRATTRRHFFGQAGLGLGAIALSSLLNGESTAATEPAWKIPAKAKSIIYLHMAGSPSQVDLFEHKPDLQRLHNTECPQEYLEGKRFAFIKGVPKMLGAQFPYKQYGEAGQWVSDLLPNLTTILDDICVIRSVHTDQFNHAPAQLFMHTGNSLLGYPAMGSWVTYGLGSENENLPGFVVLSSGGKTPSAGKSLWGSGFLPTVYQGVQCRTDGGDPILFLSDPPGMSRAARRKTLDALADLNQFQHQRVGDPETMTRIAQYELAFRMQLSVPEVMDIGRETKETLEMYGAQPGYVSEAESAADPRVLYKGDDPTFANNCLLARRLVESGVRFVQLYDWGWDHHGSSPGESIDETLPIKCRQIDRAVTALITDLKQRGLLDETLVIWGGEFGRTPMMQNNKNTELVKGFIGRDHHPYAFTMWMAGGGIKPGVFGSTDDIGYYIAENPVSVRDLQSTILHQIGIDPHRFSFPYQGLNQRLIGPTEEGRVVHEILA, encoded by the coding sequence ATGACGAACGAACAACTTCCCCCCGGCCTCGAATCGGTTCGCGCTACCACCCGCCGGCATTTCTTCGGACAGGCCGGACTCGGACTCGGTGCGATCGCTCTCAGTTCTCTGTTGAATGGAGAGTCCACAGCCGCGACCGAGCCCGCGTGGAAGATTCCGGCGAAAGCGAAGTCGATTATTTATCTGCACATGGCCGGCTCGCCCTCGCAGGTTGATCTGTTCGAGCACAAGCCGGACCTGCAACGTCTGCACAACACCGAGTGCCCGCAGGAGTATCTGGAAGGGAAACGGTTCGCATTCATCAAGGGCGTGCCGAAGATGCTCGGAGCTCAATTCCCGTACAAGCAGTACGGCGAAGCCGGGCAGTGGGTCAGCGATCTGCTGCCGAATCTCACGACCATTCTCGATGACATCTGCGTCATCCGTTCGGTCCACACCGACCAGTTCAATCACGCTCCCGCACAGCTGTTCATGCACACGGGCAACTCGCTGCTCGGCTATCCGGCGATGGGCTCCTGGGTCACGTACGGCCTTGGCAGCGAAAACGAGAATCTGCCCGGCTTTGTCGTTTTGTCGTCGGGCGGGAAGACACCCAGCGCGGGTAAGTCGCTGTGGGGAAGTGGTTTTCTGCCGACTGTCTATCAGGGCGTGCAGTGCCGGACTGATGGCGGCGACCCGATTTTATTCCTCTCCGATCCGCCCGGCATGTCGCGAGCCGCCCGGCGGAAGACACTCGACGCCCTGGCCGATCTGAATCAGTTCCAGCATCAGCGCGTCGGCGATCCGGAAACGATGACCCGCATCGCGCAGTACGAACTCGCCTTCCGCATGCAGCTTTCCGTGCCCGAAGTGATGGACATCGGCCGCGAGACGAAAGAGACGCTCGAGATGTACGGAGCCCAGCCGGGCTATGTCTCCGAAGCCGAGTCGGCTGCCGATCCGCGGGTGCTCTACAAAGGCGATGACCCGACCTTCGCCAATAACTGTCTGCTGGCCCGCCGGCTCGTCGAGAGTGGTGTGCGGTTCGTGCAGTTGTACGACTGGGGCTGGGACCATCACGGCTCCTCTCCTGGCGAGTCGATTGATGAAACGCTGCCGATCAAGTGCCGCCAGATCGACCGGGCGGTCACCGCACTCATCACCGATCTGAAGCAGCGGGGACTGCTCGATGAAACGCTCGTCATCTGGGGCGGCGAGTTCGGCCGCACGCCGATGATGCAGAACAACAAGAACACCGAACTGGTGAAGGGCTTCATCGGTCGCGATCATCACCCGTATGCCTTCACGATGTGGATGGCGGGCGGCGGCATCAAGCCGGGCGTCTTCGGTTCGACCGATGACATCGGGTATTACATCGCCGAGAATCCGGTCAGCGTTCGCGATCTGCAGTCGACCATCCTGCATCAGATCGGCATCGACCCCCACCGATTCAGTTTTCCCTATCAGGGGCTTAATCAGCGCCTCATTGGCCCCACCGAAGAAGGCCGCGTGGTTCACGAGATCCTGGCCTAA
- a CDS encoding PSD1 and planctomycete cytochrome C domain-containing protein has protein sequence MMIRIAFCCGILLIASTGVEAKEKVDFSSDIQPLLAKNCLACHGMDAGSRKADLRLDQRSTAVEAGVIVPGEPDESELIARVETNDSILVMPPVDSGHSLTEQEIALFRQWVAEGAEYEEHWSFSPPVKVEPPQVKQADWPASAIDHFVLRRLEEAGLQPQFEADRLTLIRRVSLDLTGLPPTVEEAEAFVTDESPDAYEKVVDRLLASPAYGERWARMWLDLARYADTKGYEKDRHRDIWRYRDWVINAFNEDMPYDQFTIEQLAGDLLPDRTTEQLLATAFHRNTMTNEEGGTDNEEFRVAAVKDRVDTTLQVWMGLTMGCAKCHSHKYDPITINDYYSFYAFFNQTQDADAEAPFYPTPTAEQARQLELQQVKLQELKSEPETDEAAIKEAEEALKAIQESIPKTPVMLELAPKKQRLTKLHNRGNFLDQGDEVQPAVLTEFVDAPEEVEPNRLAVAKWLMQADNPLTSRVMVNRLWARLFGVGLVETEEDFGTQGTPPSHPELLDWLAVDFRENGWSMKQLLKTIVMSRTYRQDSETTLELIEADPRNRLLSRGPHFRLPAEVVRDQALAVSGLLTEKIGGPSVMPPQPDGIWKSTYSGESWQNAEGPDRYRRALYTYLKRTSPYPAMITFDAGSGEVCQVRRVRTNTPLQALVTLNDTAFVEAAGALAKRMDEAGDTTRARIAHGFRRVLIRPATAAELDRLVELYDSLDGDLLDAEELLKAADIEQGDARLVAVANVLLNLDETVMKP, from the coding sequence ATGATGATTCGAATTGCATTCTGCTGCGGGATTCTTCTCATCGCTTCAACAGGAGTGGAGGCGAAGGAGAAGGTTGATTTCAGCAGTGATATTCAGCCGCTGCTGGCGAAGAACTGTCTGGCGTGTCACGGGATGGACGCCGGCAGTCGGAAGGCCGATCTGCGGCTTGATCAACGCTCAACTGCCGTGGAAGCCGGGGTGATTGTGCCCGGCGAACCCGACGAGAGCGAGCTGATCGCCCGGGTGGAGACCAATGATTCCATTCTCGTCATGCCGCCCGTCGATTCGGGGCATTCGCTGACAGAACAGGAGATCGCGCTCTTCCGCCAGTGGGTTGCCGAAGGAGCCGAGTACGAAGAGCACTGGTCGTTTTCTCCGCCCGTCAAAGTCGAGCCACCGCAGGTCAAACAGGCCGATTGGCCCGCCAGTGCGATCGATCATTTCGTGCTCAGGCGGCTCGAAGAAGCCGGGTTACAACCTCAGTTCGAAGCGGATCGCCTCACGCTCATTCGCCGGGTGTCGCTCGATCTGACCGGGTTGCCGCCGACGGTTGAGGAAGCCGAGGCGTTCGTTACGGATGAGTCGCCGGACGCCTACGAGAAGGTCGTCGACCGGCTGCTCGCATCTCCGGCTTATGGCGAACGCTGGGCGCGGATGTGGCTTGATCTGGCCCGCTATGCCGATACGAAGGGCTACGAAAAGGACCGGCATCGGGACATCTGGCGGTATCGCGACTGGGTCATCAACGCCTTCAACGAGGACATGCCTTACGACCAGTTCACCATCGAGCAACTGGCCGGGGATCTGCTGCCGGACCGCACGACCGAGCAGCTTCTGGCGACCGCGTTTCATCGCAATACGATGACCAACGAAGAGGGGGGCACCGATAACGAAGAGTTCCGAGTCGCCGCCGTGAAGGACCGTGTCGACACCACGCTGCAGGTCTGGATGGGGCTGACGATGGGCTGTGCGAAATGCCATTCGCACAAGTACGACCCGATTACGATTAACGATTACTACTCGTTCTACGCCTTCTTCAATCAGACTCAAGATGCCGACGCCGAGGCTCCGTTTTATCCGACGCCAACAGCCGAGCAGGCCCGTCAACTCGAGTTGCAGCAGGTGAAGCTGCAGGAGTTGAAATCCGAGCCGGAAACCGACGAGGCGGCGATCAAGGAAGCCGAGGAAGCACTCAAGGCGATTCAGGAGAGCATCCCGAAAACGCCGGTCATGCTCGAACTGGCTCCGAAGAAACAGCGGCTCACGAAACTGCATAACCGGGGCAATTTTCTCGATCAGGGGGACGAAGTCCAGCCGGCCGTGCTGACGGAATTTGTCGATGCTCCCGAGGAGGTCGAACCGAATCGGCTGGCCGTCGCGAAGTGGCTGATGCAGGCGGACAACCCACTGACGAGCCGCGTGATGGTCAATCGTCTCTGGGCACGGCTGTTCGGTGTCGGCCTTGTCGAAACGGAAGAAGATTTCGGCACGCAGGGAACGCCGCCTTCGCATCCGGAACTGCTCGATTGGCTGGCGGTCGACTTCCGCGAGAACGGCTGGTCGATGAAGCAGTTGCTGAAAACGATCGTGATGTCTCGGACCTATCGCCAGGATTCCGAGACGACCCTGGAGCTGATCGAAGCCGATCCCCGCAACCGGCTCCTCTCCCGTGGACCCCATTTTCGGTTGCCGGCCGAAGTTGTCCGCGATCAGGCGCTGGCGGTCTCGGGTCTGCTGACCGAGAAGATCGGCGGCCCCTCGGTGATGCCGCCGCAGCCCGATGGCATCTGGAAGTCGACCTATAGCGGCGAGTCGTGGCAGAACGCGGAAGGGCCGGATCGTTATCGGCGAGCTCTCTACACCTACCTGAAACGGACGAGCCCTTATCCGGCGATGATCACCTTCGATGCCGGCAGCGGCGAGGTCTGTCAGGTGCGGCGAGTGCGAACAAACACGCCCCTGCAGGCGCTCGTCACGTTGAACGATACCGCGTTCGTCGAAGCCGCGGGGGCTCTGGCGAAACGGATGGACGAGGCTGGCGATACGACTCGCGCACGAATCGCCCACGGATTCCGGCGGGTTCTCATTCGACCAGCGACCGCAGCGGAACTCGATCGACTCGTCGAGCTGTATGATTCTCTCGACGGCGACCTGCTCGATGCCGAGGAACTGCTGAAGGCGGCGGATATTGAACAGGGCGACGCCCGGCTCGTCGCAGTGGCGAACGTGCTGCTCAATCTCGATGAAACGGTAATGAAGCCATGA